GGCGCCGCGTCGTGGTAGCTTTCGGGAAAGGTGTAGGTGTAGATGTATCCATCAACATAAGTCTCGGTTTTCAGAAGTGGGCGGAGCAAGAGCTTTCTGATCTTCTTATTGATGAATGTTGTTGATCGAACAATGCTGTAGCGTTCAAACTTGTGAACGTTCTTGGCTTGTTTGGTGGTCTTGGGGGAGTTTGCTGTGGATGGAGGTGTTTGGGAGGCCAAGTCTGGGGTGTCCTCTTGTGTGGAAGTCTCCTCGTCAGTCTCGGCATCTGAATGCCAGGCTGATGAGGGAGGTGTTGGCGAGTAATCCTCAGCTTCATCCTCTGATGAGGTATCCTCttgttcctcgtcctcgactGAAGGAATCGGAATTGACTCAAGCTTGACTCTCCAGTCTGAGATCTGGATGGGACCAAACTTGTCCCCATGGCCCACCCTCTTGTTCTTGCACATGATTAGATATGCGAGCTCAGAGAGGATTGATTGAGCAGCCTTGAAACTGCCAAGCTCGACAATCTGGTCGAGCAGCTCGGCCGCTTTATTACAGTCGTTCTTGTTGATATTGTTGGTGCACCGCGGAttgtccttcttctgggTCTTGCCATGGCATTTCATGCTGTGGCAGGCATCCATGTCGAGCAGCTCCCGCAGAGCGGAGGCCGTGGCAGGCCATGTTGTAACAGAAGGAGAAGCGGCCATTGTGCAAGGAACGCCCACGGTATAAGAGGATTGGataagaggaggttggtgatggtttcTATGCCAACATTCCCGCAGATACTCGACGATATATAGCACCTACCCCGAGATGGGGGTTAAGCGCCCATCGAGGCGAAGCCGGCTTGGAGGGCCTCCAAACTGTCGCGACTTGGGTCATGATGCTGGCCAGAAGGGGGAGGTGGGATCAGCTGGGTGGAGCCCCTCGTGATGGCTGCATGAAGACTCGTAACAGAGAGGGAGCTGCCAACAGGTGTTGGTTGGTAGCTCAGGCATCCATCGCTTCTCGTGGGAGACGGATAGCTtttgtcgacgatgaggctTCATTTCGTCCCGAGTATGAGCATCGTATATTCTCTTGAAAACGGCATTAAAACATCAACAGTACTCTGAATATTCAGTACAGTCTGTATCCATTCTCGTGTGTTAGTTGTGAGTGTGTAGGAAATGAGTCTTGGCTAGTGATTCAGCCCCAGAGTGACACCCCGGTCTCAGGCCTTGCACCCGCATCGAGGCGAGGCACATTTCTGCACATTCGCCCTGACTGCGCCTTGCGTTACGACATTGTTAGCCCATCCGCTGAAACTCGACCCGGATCTAGATCCCATCTCCTTGTAGCTGATGACGTTTATGAAGGCATCGCAGGCATCGTCAGCGCGGGGGAGCGGGCCGTTACGGGAAGGGCGGAAAGTGGAGAAGATGGCGCAAGAATAGAAGCCATGAGTTCTTCCACTTTCATCTTGTTATCTTATCCAACAATAGATCTGTGCTAGGCAGCATACCTCCTGTGTAAGATGCATGCCGATGGGGATGGAATTCCCTCAGTCCAGAGTGGCCTGTAGATGACTCAACCACCACTAGAGACAATGTCGTGATCAGAAACCAACCAACTACATCAACCAGCCTCAATAGTGTGCCGACCTCGGGTTTGGCGACTCACCATCAGTCATGACCAACATTGATTACTGTAGCCGCGTTCAAGTACGCTTCGAACTACAAATATAGAGTTTGTCGCTGCAAGACCATCAACCCCTCAATCCGATCAACCAAGCGCATACACTCCAGAACCATACTCGAGAAACACGATGACTTCCTTTGAGAGCCAGGTTGATTCGGCTCAGCGCATGTATACCCCGCGGGCAACCGACTATGAGAACTCCTGGCACCCGGAATACAGCCAACGCTTCGCAGATGTAGTGCCCATCAAGCCCGGCGATCGCATCCTTGACCTGGCGTGCGGAACTGGCCTGGACGCCATAATTGCAGCTGAGCGAGTTGGCGATCAGGGCTTTGTCGTTGGCGTCGATGCCACAGCTGCCATGCTCGACAAGGCGCGGGAGAAGCTCAAAGACAACCCAACTCTGGCTCGTCGCTTAACGCTGGTTCAGCACGATGTTACCAGCTTGACCGGATGTCCACACGTGCAAAAGGGTAGCTTCGATCTCGTTCTCTGCTCAAACGCCTTTGTCTTGTTCGAGCACCCAGAGCAGGTCGTTGCCCATTGGCGCGACTATCTCAAGGCGGGTGGCAGAGTCGTAATTGACATCACCCACGAGCGAAACCTTCCCTCTGGCCTCTTGGTAGAAAAGGTTGCTAGAAGCTTGGGTCTCCCTTTCCCTTCGAATCGAACCTGGATCAAGTCCAAAGACACCTTCAGCGAGATACTAGAGCGACAAGGCTTTGTGGTTGAAAAGGTAGAGATTGTGGAAAAGGCTTTGGGTCTCGGCAACACgtacctcgacctcgaccaaGCCGATGCGCAGTTTGATCAGATCTTGAACGGTCCTCTTGCTGGTACGGGTACCGCGGACACGCTGAGAGCCAGTGGCCGAGACAAGTTCAAGCAGGAGTGGGAGAATGCTGCAGTCGACGGCAAGATTGAAGTGTCTGACATTCTCTATGTTTATGTTGCCCGAAAAGTTTGAGATACGACGCATCTCGCTCAGTTTCTAATTTCTAATTCCAAACCCATTATGATATCGCCTTACATCTTCGCCTTCACCTGATGGTATTTGGGCTCAACGGGTATCTTTGGATGGTCGCCAGCGAGCTTCAGGCCAGTCACTCGCTCGAGCTCATCCACAGCCTCAAACGCCCTCCCCAATTTCACCTTGATTGTTCGAAATCCTTGTTTCCGCGCCTCCTTCAGATTTTCACCAATATCGTCCAGAAACACCACATCTCCCGCCTCAATGCCCTCATCCCAGCCAAGCCCCTGACCCCGAGGCAACCATTTGAAGGTCTCTGCGTGTTCGCGAATTTGCGTGAGAGCGAATTGATACATTTTGGGATCCGGCTTGCGGATTCCAACGTGAGCCGAAGAAACAAACACGTCGAACAGTGCTCGGACCGGTTCGTCAAAGAAGTTGTCGATATGGAGCTTGTGACCTGGGGGGAAAATGACCGTGTTGCTTAGGGCAGCTAGGATATACTGGCCACTCTCCTTGAGATTCTTCAGCGCTGGATACATCCAAGGATCAGGACTGCTTGAGACTGTCATCATTTCGTTAAATAGCCATCTCGCATCGACATCGGGAACAGGAGGTGTCTCTTTCGAAAGCTTGGGATTTTTGCCCTGTTCTCTCTTGTAGAACGCCTCCCATCTGGTTTGATCATGAAGGTCCTGGGTAAATCCACTGAAGAATGAGTCGTCCATGGGTATTTCTCCCCTCTCTAGCCGATGCCAATATCCATTGGGCGCGgtgctggagatggagtAGTTGACCCATCCAGGGGGGATGCCCAGGCTCAACTCATAGTCCAAAATAGCTTGGAATGGCGACACGACCTGGAGAATGTTAGCATTGAAGGAACTGCTATGCGAATTCGCGGTTTCGTATGGGGAAGGAAAGCTCTGAACAGCCGGAAGAGACGGAAAGGGGTGATGGTCAAGAGTGTTGATGTTACTTACACATACACCCCCAATGTCAAAGAGGAGAACCTTGGGCTTTTCTTCTGGCATCTTTGCTGGACGGAACTTGAGATTATACACTGAAAATGATGATGATAGTTCAGAAAATCAGCGGTCAAGTCTTGGAGTCAAGTCTGTGCTACTCTTCGACGATGACACCCAAGTGTAAGCCGGAGCTTGGGACATTCAACTCCGAGGAACCCCACCCATGAGCCTCGGCATGGGTTCCCCAGCATTCCGCGGGGAAAATTGTTAAGATAAGACCTTCTTATCGGTCATCGGCCCCAAGTCCTGGATCACGTGCCTCGTCCCCAACCCAGGTCCACAGGCACGAGCTAAGCGATTTTGGCGATTCATTAGGGCACAGAAAAGTATTATCCCCCACCAGCCCGATTTTGAATCCCTCCATCAACTTTCCAACCTCAGCATCACACGTCGTCGTTGGCAAATACCGTCAAGATGGTAAGTTGAGGCCTATCTCGGGGGAGTCGCTCAGCAGAGGACTCCTCTAGATGTTTTTATTCTCGGCAGAAATGCCAATTGCTCGACGAGAGTCACCGCAAGTTGCTTCGGAAGGAGGATGAGCAAATCTGAAGCGCAAATTGCTGACTCGGGGATGTGCGATAGGTTTTCCACAAGTTGGTCAAGAACAGCGCGTACTACAGGTGAGTTGTTCTGCTTCACCCTACTTTGGAGACGAAATCATACTGACCAAATCACAGCCGCTACCAAACCAAGTACAAGCGCCGCCAGCAGGGCAAGACCGACTACTACGCCCGCAAGCGCCTCATCACCCAGGCCAAGAACAAGTACAATGCGCCCAAGTACCGCCTCGTCGTCCGCTTCACCAACAAGGACATCATCTGCCAGATCGTCACCTCTGAGATCTCTGGCGACAAGGTCTTCGTCTCTGCCTACTCGcacgagctcaaggcctaCGGTATCGAGCACGGTCTGACCAACTGGGCCGCTGCCTACGCCACCGGTCTCCTCATCGCCCGCCGcgccctcaagaagctcggcctcgacgaggACTTCACCGgtgtcgaggaggccgaTGGTGAGTTCACCCTCACCGAGGCCGCCGAgaccgacgatggcgagCGCCGCCCCTTCAAGGTCTTCCTCGACGTTGGCCTGAAGCGCACCTCCACCGGTGCCCGTGTCTTTGGTGCCATGAAGGGTGCCTCTGACGGTGGTATCCTCGTCCCCCACTCCGAGAAGCGATTCCCCGGTTACGAcatcgagaccaaggagctcgACGCTGACGTTCTCCGCAACTACATCTACGGTGGCCACGTCGCCGAGTACATGGAGACGCttgccgacgacgatgaggagcgCTACCGCAGCCAGTTCCAGAAGTacatcgacgacgatgtcgaGGCTGAGGGTCTTGAGGACCTTTACACTGAGGCCCACGCCGCCATCCGTGAGGACCCCTTCAAGAAGGTCGAGGGCGAGGGTgagaagaagaccaaggaggagtggaaggccatctccaagaagtACCGAACCCCCAAGCAGACCAAGgagcagaaggagaagcgGGTGCAGGAGCGCATCGCCGAGCTCCTGGAGGAGGAATAAAAAGTTTTCAACCGTGTGGGCATTTGACGATTGTTAACCTTGGCATTGGGTTTGGAGTTTCGAGGAAAGGAAAGGTCCGTACACTGGGTCACATGAATGAATTATCAAAAAGATACCTTCCCGCCAAATTCCATAGCTGTGGTGAACGGGTGTCTGATTGTACTCGATCCAAGTTTTGTGCTTGTCGTGTCGTGTGAGTGTGTGTACTGTACTGCatgtgtgtgcgtgtgccCTTGCCCGTTGTGGGCCTAGTCTGAGAGGTGCATGCAACTCAAACGAGCGCTGGCAGGGCTGACGTTGAACTTTCTCAAGTCATTGAGTTTAGGGCACGGCACCATCGCCAAGTCTCGGAAC
This region of Fusarium falciforme chromosome 5, complete sequence genomic DNA includes:
- a CDS encoding Methyltranfer-dom domain-containing protein, which produces MTSFESQVDSAQRMYTPRATDYENSWHPEYSQRFADVVPIKPGDRILDLACGTGLDAIIAAERVGDQGFVVGVDATAAMLDKAREKLKDNPTLARRLTLVQHDVTSLTGCPHVQKGSFDLVLCSNAFVLFEHPEQVVAHWRDYLKAGGRVVIDITHERNLPSGLLVEKVARSLGLPFPSNRTWIKSKDTFSEILERQGFVVEKVEIVEKALGLGNTYLDLDQADAQFDQILNGPLAGTGTADTLRASGRDKFKQEWENAAVDGKIEVSDILYVYVARKV
- a CDS encoding 60S ribosomal protein L5, with amino-acid sequence MVFHKLVKNSAYYSRYQTKYKRRQQGKTDYYARKRLITQAKNKYNAPKYRLVVRFTNKDIICQIVTSEISGDKVFVSAYSHELKAYGIEHGLTNWAAAYATGLLIARRALKKLGLDEDFTGVEEADGEFTLTEAAETDDGERRPFKVFLDVGLKRTSTGARVFGAMKGASDGGILVPHSEKRFPGYDIETKELDADVLRNYIYGGHVAEYMETLADDDEERYRSQFQKYIDDDVEAEGLEDLYTEAHAAIREDPFKKVEGEGEKKTKEEWKAISKKYRTPKQTKEQKEKRVQERIAELLEEE